catgtaaacatggacctccttgccaaattagcaagaaagcaattagttgagggattacccaaactcaggtttgaggattacccaaactcaggtttgagaaggatcaactgtgtaatgcttgtcagcaaggtaaacaaaccaaaaagtcttttcaaagtaaaaatgtagtctcaaccaagcgcccattagagttactacgcTTGGATCTTTttggaccagtccagccgctgagcttgggtggtaagaaattttccttggtcattgtagatgacttttctcggtatacttggttcatcctgctgagtagcaaggatgaagcttttgagatgttctcaacactgattagaaaacttgaaaatgacaaagacctaaaattagctcacatctgaagtgataatggcggagaattcaaaaatcaacaatttgatgaattctgtgaagtcagtagcattgaccataatttttctgctcctagaactccttaaaaaatggggtagttgaaaggaagaacagaaccttagtcgaaatagctaggacaatgctgagtgagaataggcttccaaagtatttctggggtgaagctgtcaacacagcttgctacatactcaatagggctctagttagacctatacttaagaaaaccccctatgaactttggaaaggacgaaaacccaacattggatattttcgggcctttggttgtaaattctttattctaaatactaaagacaaccttgctaaatttgattcaaaagctgacgaagctatcttcttagggtactcaacaaacatcaaaatatatagggtgttcaataaacgaactcaggtcttaaaagagtctgtacatgttgagttcgatgaaactgaccctatagggaagataagtcagcctacAAAAGATGACACATGCTTTGCTTCCgttgaccaaaatggagccactgagtcactgcctcaagggctgaccaaaggtaagaacgaacctgaaattattTTTACTGACCAATATAATCTTGCAGAAAATGTTGAAACACATATCCCTGAAGACACTACACTACCAAAggagatcaaggttccaagaggacactctgaaagtagcattcttgatgccgctgagaacaacctgatgaccagaaatcaactcaggagatatctcagcaacgtagcctttgTGTTAGTCCTCGAACCGagaaacttctcagaagctgaaaatgatgaattctggattaatgcgatgcaagaggagctcgatcaattcaagagaaatgaagtatgagatttagtgcctaaaccaaagaatcaaaagaccataggaacaaaatgggtattccgtaataagctagatgaatagggaaacgtagtcaggaacaaagccagacttgtagctcaaggttacagtcagtaggaaggtattgactatggtgagacctttgcacccatagctagattagaggctataagaatattgtgtgcgtatgctagctttatgaactttaaattgttccaaatggatgttaaaagtgcatttcttaatagagttataaatgaagaggtttatgttagtcagcctccagggtttgaggatccaaaattcccaaaccatgtttataaacttaaaaaggctctgtacggcctgaagCCACTAGTGGAAAAATGACCATTTGCATCGacgcatttgcatcggccattaCAAAGCGCGATGCAAAAggttcatttgcatcggccctttattTGGGGCCGATGCAAAAGGTTCATTTGCATTAGCCCTTATtaaggaccgatgcaaataaacatattatttgcatcggtccttttAAAAGGGCCGACGCAAATAGTAATTCAACTATTTGCATCGGCCTCTTAAGAAGTAACGATGCAAATAACTGCATTATTTGCATCGGTCGTTTATAAAAGGCGATGCAAATAGTATTAGTATAAAATTTGTATTTTAGGGTTAATGTACTTATTTGCAGCCGCCTCCCATCTCCATCCTCTCCTTTTCCCACGATGGAAACTCAGCTCCCTTCCATGGCTGCCTTTTCCAAAATCCTGAAATGAAAGGCCCAAGAATTCTATAAGTTTACGACTCTCATTCCTTCTCTCACTCATTTAGCCGCCAACCCAGTTTCAAGTCCAGGGGCGGTGTCAATGGTTATCGGCGTTCTCGCTCTTCAGGGTTCTTTTAACGAACACATTACAGGCACTCTTTATATCTCTTCTTTTTTGACATTTTCCATGCCAAAGATTGTTCCTTTTCTTCTTTCCATATATTATTGTTAATTGTCGATATCAATCATGCCTTCAATTGGTGTAATTTGGCAGCGCTTAGAAGATTGGGGGGTGAAGGGAGTGGAATAAGGAAGCCAGACCAGCTTGATGATGTCACCTCTCTTATTATTCCCGGTGGTGAAAGCACTACTATGGCTAAGCTTGCCGAGTTTCACAACTTGGTTCTTTCTCTTACTCTGTTCCTCATGTTTACTTATAATAAGATATACCTCATTAATTGTTCATTTTAGAGCTGTGCAATTCTCCTTAATCACTGTTTTTGTGCCCATAAATGTTTGCAAGTTGTTTGCTTTATTGTTTCCCTGTTGAATTTGGTTTTCTAAATTTGAATGCTTCCTATGGATTGTTTTTTTTCCTGATGCTTATGGGGGGATTATATGATGGATTGTTGATGCGTTATAGATGTAAACATTAACCACTAACTTTTTTGATTAGCATTCCTTGAATTATTCATAAATATGCATACTTCTCCATCATTTTCAACTATGCTTTTTTCTGATCAATGCTAATTTTGGATGTAGTTCCTCGACAAAAGTATTGTGAATCTATCCACAAGACTGTAAGGAGAAAAACACGAACTGTAATGGTGGGAAATGTACCTCTTGGTAGTGATCATCCTATCAGGGTCCAAACTATGACTACAAGTGATACTAAAGATGTTGCTAGAACAGTTGAAGAGGTTTTAAACTTTCTGTTTGTCTTTCTCTCTTcctttagtattttatttttattcaatttaatCCGTGAAGCTAAACTATTTATTCCCTATGATTGTTTGTTAGCAGATGTCATTGCCTGTGCTGTAGTAATCTTGGACATGTGAATGTAGGTTGaaaaacttataaaaaaattaccaaGTGTTCCTGCTGACTGGTCAAATGGAGATTTAAGTTCAAATATGAAGAATGCAATGAGCAATGACACTTCCTTACAATCCATTGAGAATGGATCAAATATCAGGGAGACTCAAAGCATGCTTTTAGAGAGAATTGCCAGGGATACACTAATCATAAAGCCTGCAAAGAAATCCCCAATTTTGTTAAGGATGGTAATGTTAGTCTTTGCAATGGTTTGTGGTGTTTATATCTGCTCAACCTGTTTAAAGCAGATAAGCACTACCATTATGATCAAAATTGAAGATATTCAAGTCATTGAGAGACCCATTTCTGTTAATCAACCAGATAAGCATAATGTTTCTAGTTCAGGTTTGTGGTGCTTCTAATGAGCATGAGCTTCCAAAAAAATCATAAAGCTTGCAAAAAATGCCTATACACCTGATCTCATTGTGGCATCTGACTGTATGCTTGGTTCGTAAGAACATATTAAGTACATGACCAAGTTTATAGTTAGAATATTAATTGGTTTTATCATTATTTCAGGAAAAATTGGATATGGTACTGTTAGTGAGGCATTGGCATACAAGTTACCATTTTTCTTTGTTCGAAGAGATTATTTCAATGAAGAACCTTTTCTAAGAAATATGCTTGAGgtgaaattaatttatttgcttgaCAATATAGTTTTCTGTCTCTGGTGTATCCATTCTCTATCTCTTTATATTCACATGGTTTTGATAcctctctttattttattttcaaacaGTATTATCAGAGTGGTGTCGAGATGATTAGAAGAGATTTACTCACTGGACATTGGCAACCTTACCTTGAACGTGCAATAAGTTTGAAACCATGCTATGAGGGAGGCATTAACGGTGGTGAGGTATATCATTTCTTTTTGGCTTGACCACAGATGATCGAGGCCCTTCTTCTTTGAGGAAGGATGGTGTCAGCCCTGGGGACAAAGTCAGTGTGTCTCAGAGAAGAGGGAGGTCTGTGTCGAGGCATGGCTCACGAGTTGGTGCAGTGAAGGAAAATGTTGGAAATAGCTATGCTGGTGGAAGCCGGTTGAATTCGGAAATAATTCACAGAGAAGGCGCTGAGTGTCGGTTGTTCGATGTCAGATTAGTGATTCTGAGGTGAAATTTTGGCTGCTTCCTCTTTTGTTAGTTCTAATTAGCAATGTCTTATGCTTTTGCACTTGTGTGAACTTGTTTCcaataagatttatttttgttaaacaagacaaaattttcgttttttttttcattaattagACAATCCAATCATTGCATTTTGAacgttttatttcatttattttctttaattgaTGTGTAAAAAGTGATAAGTAGGGTTTCAGCTCTTTAGATGCTTTTGCTATTAATCAAACtggttgattaatttagaaaaactTAAGACTTTTGTAAAAGTGGAATTGACTCATGTCATAATAGTGTTGTTTCTGTTGACAGAATCTTTTCAATGAGAAACTTTCATGTATCACATCATTcttataaaatttcaaaataaattatttcgACAAGGAGACAGTATCTTGGATTTTGATTGATGCTTTCCCGGAATTTGTAAATGCAACAGGATTTGATGGGATTTGATGATACCAAATTGTATACTTGGGATCTATGTCTGCCTTTATTGATTATTTATGTGTATCGGATTGTTTTATATGCCTCTTTTATCATGAGGTATATCACTTTGACCTCTTTTGATAACTTCATATGTATAA
The DNA window shown above is from Euphorbia lathyris chromosome 1, ddEupLath1.1, whole genome shotgun sequence and carries:
- the LOC136202444 gene encoding uncharacterized protein, whose amino-acid sequence is MVGNVPLGSDHPIRVQTMTTSDTKDVARTVEEVEKLIKKLPSVPADWSNGDLSSNMKNAMSNDTSLQSIENGSNIRETQSMLLERIARDTLIIKPAKKSPILLRMVMLVFAMVCGVYICSTCLKQISTTIMIKIEDIQVIERPISVNQPDKHNVSSSGKIGYGTVSEALAYKLPFFFVRRDYFNEEPFLRNMLEYYQSGVEMIRRDLLTGHWQPYLERAISLKPCYEGGINGGEVYHFFLA